One genomic segment of Paenibacillus sp. FSL H8-0332 includes these proteins:
- a CDS encoding glycosyltransferase family 2 protein, with product MIEISLCMIVRDEEKSLPRCLASVEGLADEIIIVDTGSADRTKEIAGAYGAVIYDFTWIDDFSAARNFAFSKATRDYIFWLDADDYLREEDQAVFRELKSSLPEQVDSVNMQYNLAFDGEGRVTTSLRRNRLVRRSCGFRWIGPVHEYLEVYGPSLASTVCVTHEKDKAYTDRNLRIYRKRAAEGESFSARDQYYYANELRDHGIHREACRYYELFLSGGQGWIEDNIQACLRLAECLEALGDKEAAFTAVTRTLQYDAPRAEGCCRLGGWHLDKGQLHPAIYWFELALQLPGQAESMAMKNEAFATWIPNLQLALCYDRLGQHERANRYNETALLHSPGHPSMLYNRNYFQKLLGDNYVSLQQP from the coding sequence ATGATTGAGATCAGTTTATGCATGATTGTCCGCGATGAGGAGAAGAGCCTGCCCCGCTGCCTGGCTTCTGTGGAAGGGCTGGCCGATGAGATCATTATTGTGGATACAGGATCGGCAGACCGCACCAAGGAGATTGCCGGTGCCTATGGAGCCGTAATTTATGATTTTACCTGGATTGATGATTTCTCCGCTGCCCGTAATTTCGCCTTCAGCAAGGCGACCCGGGATTATATCTTCTGGCTGGATGCAGACGACTATCTGCGAGAAGAAGATCAGGCGGTGTTCAGGGAGCTGAAGTCTTCGCTGCCGGAGCAGGTGGACAGCGTGAATATGCAGTATAATCTCGCTTTTGACGGGGAGGGGAGGGTGACGACCTCCTTGCGGCGCAACCGGCTGGTCCGCCGGTCATGCGGGTTCCGCTGGATCGGTCCGGTGCATGAATATCTGGAGGTGTACGGCCCGTCGCTGGCAAGTACCGTCTGCGTTACCCATGAGAAGGATAAGGCTTACACGGACCGCAATCTGCGGATCTACCGCAAACGGGCAGCGGAAGGCGAGAGCTTCTCTGCGCGTGATCAATATTATTATGCCAATGAGCTGCGCGACCACGGAATTCACCGGGAGGCCTGCCGGTATTACGAGCTGTTCCTCAGCGGCGGGCAGGGCTGGATTGAAGATAATATTCAGGCCTGCCTGCGGCTGGCCGAATGTCTGGAAGCGCTGGGGGACAAGGAAGCGGCCTTCACTGCGGTCACACGTACACTGCAATATGATGCTCCGCGTGCCGAAGGCTGCTGCCGGCTGGGGGGCTGGCATCTGGATAAGGGCCAGCTACACCCGGCAATCTACTGGTTTGAGCTTGCCCTTCAGCTGCCCGGACAGGCGGAGTCCATGGCGATGAAAAATGAGGCCTTCGCCACCTGGATTCCGAATCTGCAGCTCGCGCTCTGTTATGACCGGCTGGGCCAGCATGAGCGGGCCAACCGGTATAATGAGACTGCGCTGCTTCATTCTCCGGGTCATCCCAGCATGCTGTATAACCGCAATTACTTCCAGAAGCTTCTGGGCGACAACTACGTCTCCTTGCAGCAGCCCTGA
- the thiD gene encoding bifunctional hydroxymethylpyrimidine kinase/phosphomethylpyrimidine kinase has translation MSKIVKTLTIAGSDSSGGAGIQADLKTFEEYGTYGFSALTTIVTMDPDRGWHHNVYPIDAAIVAEQLKTIFAGGPVDAMKTGMLGSVDIVKVTEQALKNNKQTNVVIDPVMVCKGEDEVLNPESADAIRDLLLPLATVATPNLFEAGVLSGLGKLTTLDQMKEAARLIHQLGTQNVVVKGGKALGGDKAIDIFFDGSEYLVLETAKIEPAHNHGAGCTFAAAITGGLANGLSVKDAVVKAKDFVSAAIRNGYAFNEYVGPVFHGGYRLEQ, from the coding sequence TTGTCAAAAATCGTTAAGACATTAACCATTGCCGGCAGTGACTCCAGCGGAGGCGCAGGCATTCAGGCAGACCTCAAAACCTTTGAGGAATACGGCACTTACGGCTTCAGCGCCCTGACTACCATTGTGACGATGGACCCTGACCGGGGCTGGCACCACAATGTATACCCTATCGATGCTGCCATCGTTGCCGAACAGCTCAAGACGATCTTCGCCGGTGGTCCAGTGGATGCCATGAAGACCGGTATGCTCGGCAGTGTGGACATTGTTAAGGTTACTGAACAAGCTCTGAAGAACAACAAGCAGACCAATGTCGTGATCGATCCGGTTATGGTATGCAAAGGCGAGGATGAAGTACTGAACCCGGAGAGTGCAGATGCCATCCGTGATCTGCTGCTGCCGCTGGCTACCGTGGCTACTCCGAATCTGTTCGAAGCCGGAGTACTCTCCGGTCTCGGCAAGCTGACTACGCTTGATCAGATGAAGGAAGCTGCCCGCCTGATCCATCAGCTTGGCACCCAGAATGTTGTCGTCAAGGGCGGCAAGGCGCTGGGCGGCGACAAGGCGATTGATATCTTCTTCGACGGCAGCGAATACCTCGTCCTGGAGACTGCGAAGATCGAGCCTGCCCATAACCATGGAGCCGGTTGCACCTTCGCCGCAGCGATTACCGGCGGGCTGGCTAACGGCTTGTCGGTGAAGGATGCAGTGGTGAAGGCGAAGGATTTCGTATCCGCCGCCATCCGTAACGGATATGCGTTCAATGAATATGTCGGCCCTGTCTTCCACGGGGGCTATCGTCTGGAGCAGTAA